A window of the Planococcus citri chromosome 4, ihPlaCitr1.1, whole genome shotgun sequence genome harbors these coding sequences:
- the LOC135844798 gene encoding esterase E4-like: MTDKVHISTNDGKIKGIKKTSTFSGTEYYSFLGIPYAQPPIGNARFKDPVKIKPWKSTLDATIERDGCRQFSLLRRDFSGSEDCLYNNIHTPELPKENKPLKSVIVCIHPGGFFYGTPDPTQFGSPEFIMHHDIVYVCVGHRLHILGFLNLGLPECSGNQGLKDIIMSLEWIRDNISAFCGDPNDITLMGSSSGSAIANALMFAPRAKGLFHKVILMGMYALNPALITQHENATSAFELANSLGYDGTAEDRKKLLSFLKKISLDAVVLLKPENRIHRTKLPIYPASPFLPLSDPGENSVLPLSPDNLVPSTVRIPMMIGFCEHEAAMVFVKLLKKRLSSQFYSTLTQNVWGWGSNLTEEDLKLIQQQAEQFYLNGESTESGHLPTRCQIQTDISLSDMYDSVVNVVAEDLPSSVFVYRFDYEGSIPTMKERLVSQLDEPLKGTCHGDDYSYWAMIKDHWSKLDYSIQPRSREMVEKFTKLFTTFAKTGDPNYEGLEVHWKPSRIENPHYLSFNDPLTVIEGKLNGKRMEFWENIKKQFKKK, encoded by the exons ATGACAGACAAAGTTCATATATCGACAAATGATGGTAAAATCAAAGGCATTAAGAAAACATCCACTTTTTCTGGAACAGAATACTACTCTTTTTTGGGAATACCATATGCTCAACCACCAATAGGAAATGCTCGTTTCAAA GATCCGGTAAAAATAAAACCTTGGAAGAGTACTTTGGATGCTACAATAGAAAGAGATGGTTGTAGACAATTTTCTTTACTCCGGAGAGATTTTTCAGGATCAGAAGATTGTCTGTACAATAACATCCATACACCTGAA CTGCCTAAAGAAAATAAGCCATTAAAATCTGTTATCGTTTGTATTCATCCTGGTGGATTTTTTTATGGGACACCGGATCCAACTCAATTTGGATCACCAGAGTTTATCATGCATCATGATATTGTTTACGTCTGTGTTGGCCATCGTCTGCATATTTTAG gatttttaaacCTCGGTTTGCCAGAATGTTCTGGTAATCAAGGATTAAAAGATATCATAATGAGTCTTGAATGGATCAGAGATAACATCAGTGCTTTTTGCGGTGATCCTAATGATATAACTCTAATGGGAAGCAGTAGTGGATCAGCCATTGCAAATGCTCTGATGTTCGCACCAAGAGCAAAAG GTTTATTTCATAAAGTAATTCTAATGGGGATGTATGCTCTTAATCCTGCCCTCATAACGCAACACGAGAATGCCACGTCTGCCTTCGAATTGGCGAACTCTTTAGGATACGATGGAACGGCtgaagacagaaaaaaattattatcgtttttaaaaaagatttcatTGGATGCCGTCGTACTGCTAAAACCTGAAAATCGTATACACagg ACAAAGTTGCCAATATATCCAGCATCGCCATTTTTACCTTTGTCAGACCCAGGAGAAAACTCTGTTTTACCTTTATCACCAGATAATTTAGTACCTTCAACAGTCAGAATACCAATGATGATTGGCTTTTGTGAACACGAAGCAGCTATGGTATTCGTTA aattactcaaaaaaaggCTCTCAAGCCAATTTTATTCAACCCTAACACAAAATGTTTGGGGATGGGGAAGTAACTTGACTGAAGAAGACCTGAAACTTATCCAACAACAAGCCGAACAATTCTATTTGAATGGCGAATCTACCGAATCAGGCCATCTGCCTACAAGATGTCAG atTCAAACTGATATTTCTTTATCAGACATGTATGATTCTGTAGTCAATGTTGTTGCAGAAGACCTTCCTTCTTCAGTATTTGTTTATAGATTCGACTATGAAGGTAGTATTCCTACAATGAAAGAAAGACTCGTGTCACAATTAGATGAACCTTTGAAAG GAACTTGTCATGGTGACGATTACAGTTACTGGGCGATGATAAAAGATCATTGGAGTAAACTGGATTACTCTATACAACCAAGAAGTCGTGAgatggttgaaaaattcaccaaattatTCACCACTTTCGCTAAAACAGG AGACCCTAATTATGAAGGTTTGGAAGTTCACTGGAAACCTTCGAGGATTGAAAATCCACATTATTTGAGTTTCAATGACCCATTGACAGTAATCGAGGGTAAACTGAATGGAAAACGAATGGAATTTtgggaaaacattaaaaaacagTTTAAGAAGAAATGA